A window of Streptomyces broussonetiae genomic DNA:
GGTGGTGGAGTCCGGGGCCGGTGCCGCCTCCGGCTTCGGCGACCAAGCCTACCTCGATGCCGGCGCCAGTATCGGCCAGGCCTGGAATGCGGATGTCGTCCTGAAAGTGAATTCTCCCTCCGACACGGAGGTCACCCGGCTGCGGGAGGGCGCGACCGTGGTCGCCCTGCTGGCCCCCGCACAGAGGCCCGAGCTGCTGCGGACGCTGGCCGCCGCCGGGGTGACGGCGCTGGCGCTGGACGCTGTGCCACGCATCTCGCGGGCCCAGTCGATGGACGTGCTGTCCTCGATGGCGAACATCGCCGGCTACCGGGCGGTCATCGAGGCCGCGCACGTCTTCGGCCGGTTCTTCACCGGCCAGGTCACCGCGGCGGGCAAGGTGCCACCGGCGAAGGTGCTGGTCGCCGGCGTGGGCGTGGCCGGTCTGGCGGCGATCGGCGCCGCCTCCAGCCTCGGCGCGGTCGTACGGGCCACCGACCCGCGGCCCGAGGTCGCGGACCAGGTGAAGTCGCTGGGCGGCGAGTACCTCCCGGTGGACGTCGCGCAGGAGACGAGCACCGACGGCTACGCCAGGGCGACCTCCGCCGACTACGACCGTGCCGCCGCCGAGCTGTACCACCGGCAGGCCGAGGACGTGGACATCGTGATCACCACTGCGTTGATCCCGGGCCGGCCGGCGCCGCGCCTGCTGTCCGCCGAGGACGTGGCCGTGATGAAGCCGGGCAGCGTCATCGTCGACATGGCCGCAGCCCAGGGCGGCAACGTCGCGGGCACCGTGCCGGGGCGCGCGGTGGTCACCGACAACGGGGTCACCATCATCGGCTACACCGATCTCGCCTCCCGGCTGCCCGCCCAGGCCTCACAGCTCTTCGGCACCAACCTGGCGAACCTGCTGAAGCTGCTCACTCCGGGCAGGGACGGGCAGTTGGCGATCGATTTCGACGACGCCGTGCAGCGGGCCGTGACCGTGGTGCGGGAGGGAGACATCACCTGGCCGCCGCCTCCCGTGGCGGTCTCGGCCGCCCCTGCCGCCCCGCCGCAGACCGAGCCCGCCGAGCCCGCGCCCAAGCAACTGTGGCTCACGCCCGCGCGGCGCTTCGGCCTGATCGGGCTGGGCATGCTCGTCATGTTCCTGATGGTGGCCTTCGCACCCGCCCAACTCGCAGGGAACTTCACCGTGTTCGCCCTGGCGGTCGTGATCGGCTACTACGTCATCGGCAAGGTGCACCATGCTCTGCACACACCGCTGATGTCGGTGACCAACGCGATCTCCGGCATCGTCGTGATCGGCGCCCTGCTGCAGATCGGGCACGAGAACCGGTTCGTCACCACGTTGGCCTTCCTGGCGATCCTGCTGACGAGCGTCAACGTCTTCGGAGGTTTCGCCGTCACCCGCCGCATGCTGTCCATGTTCTCGAAAGGCTGAGCCGACATGACCTCACTGACGGCATCCCACGCGGCCGACCTGGTCGCCGCCCTGTTGTTCATCCTCAGCCTGGCCGGCCTGTCCCAGCACCGCACCTCCCGCGCCGGCGTCGTCTACGGCATCGCCGGCATGGCCCTCGCACTCGTCGCCACGGTCGTGGTGGCGGCCCGGAGCATCACCGCCGGGGCGGTGGCCCTGATCGTGCTGGCGATGGCGCTCGGCGCGGTGATCGGCCTGTGGCGGGCCCGCCGCGTCGAGATGACGCAGATGCCCGAACTGATCGCGGTGCTGCACAGCTTCGTCGGCCTCGCCGCGGTACTGGTGGGCTGGAACAGCTACCTGGAGGTGGAAGCCCACGGCAGGGCACAGACTCGGATCGACGCCGACCTGCTGGGAATCCACCACGCCGAGGTGTTCATCGGCATCTTCATCGGCGCGGTCACCTTCACCGGCTCGATCGTCGCCTTCCTCAAGCTCTCGGCGCGTATCAAATCCCGTCCGCTGATGCTGCCGGGCAAGAACGCGCTGAACCTCGGTGCGCTCGGCGCCTTCGTCGTACTGACCGTCTGGTTCACCATGAGTCCGAACCTGGCGCTGATGATCGCGGTGACCGTGCTGGCACTGGCGCTCGGCTGGCACCTGGTCGCCGCGATCGGCGGCGGCGACATGCCCGTCGTCGTCTCGATGCTCAACAGCTACTCGGGCTGGGCGGCGGCCGCGGCCGGCTTCCTGCTCGACAACAACCTGCTCATCGTCACCGGCGCGCTGGTGGGCTCCTCCGGTGCCTACCTGTCCTACATCATGTGCAGGGCGATGAACCGGTCCTTCCTCTCCGTCATCGCGGGCGGTTTCGGCATCGAGGCGCCCGCCGGCCGCGAGGAGGAACAGGGCGAGCACCGGGGGGTGCAAGCCGCGGAGGCGGCCGAGATGCTCGCCCAGGCCCACTCCGTGATCATCACCCCCGGTTACGGCATGGCCGTCGCCCAGGCCCAGCACCCCGTGGCGGAGCTGACGCGCCGGCTGCGCGAGCGGGGCGTCGAGGTCCGCTTCGGCGTCCACCCCGTTGCCGGGCGCCTGCCCGGGCACATGAACGTCCTGCTGGCCGAGGCGAAGGTCCCGTACGACATCGTCCTGGAGATGGACGAGATCAACGACGACTTCGCCGGTACCTCGGTCGTGCTGGTCATCGGCGCGAACGACACCGTCAACCCGGCCGCGATCGACGACCCGGCCAGCCCGATCGCCGGCATGCCGGTGCTGCGGGTCTGGGAGGCGGACCGGGTCGTGGTCTTCAAACGCTCCATGGCATCCGGCTACGCGGGCGTGCAGAATCCGCTGTTCTTCCTTGACAACAGCAGCATGCTCTTCGGCGACGCCAGGCAGAGCGTCGAGGGCATCCTGGCCGCGCTCGGCACCGACGGTTCCCACGGGACGGCCTCGGCCGCGCGCCAGACGACGGCGGCAGGCCGGTGAGCCGTGTCGGTCCGGTGCGTCATCCGGTCGCGTTGCCCGAGACCCACTGGGTCCAGGGCACGTTCCAGTCGCTGAGGCCGTTGTCCGGGGCCAGCCTGGTCTTGTCGTCGGAGTTCTTGACGATCACGACGTCACCGGTCATCGAGTTGTCGAAGAACCACGCGGCGGGCTGCCCGCCGTCGCCGCCGCCCTTGGCGTCCTTGAGGCCCACACAGCCGTGGCTGGTGTTGGCCTTGCCGAAGACCGAGTCGGCACCCCAGTAGTTGCCGTGGATGAACGTGCCGGAGTCGGTGAGGCGCATGGCGTGCGGTACGTCGCTGATGTCGTACGCGGGCTTGCCGTCCTTCTTCGTGAGGCCGACGCTCGCACCGTTCATATGGATCTGCCCGAACTTCTGCGAGATGACCATCCGACCGTTGTACGTCGGGTGCTCGGGGCTGCCGGACGAGATCGGGATGGTCTTGATCGTCTTCCCGTCCCGTACGACGGTCATCTGCTTCGTCCTGGCGTCGACGGTGCTGATCTGGCTCCGGCCGATCTTGAACGTGACCGTCTTCCGGACGCCGTGGCTCGTGAGCTGGACGGTGACGGTGGAGCCGGGCTTCCAGTAGGTCTCGGGGCGGAAGTCCAGGCGGTTGCCGTTGAGCCAGTGACCGACGACCTGCTGCCCGCTGCTGGAACTGACCCGGATCTTCGACTCCACGGCGGCCTTGTCGCTGATCGCCTTGTCGAAGGTGACCGTCACCGGCATGCCCACGCCGACGGTCGAGCCGTCCATGGGGGAGAGGTGCCCGATGAAGTCGTTGGCCGGCGAGACCGTGGTGATCGTGGCGTTCCCGGTGGCGGGGCGCCCCTGGGCGTCCTGGGCCTCTGCGGCGACCTGATACTGGGTGGCTTTCGCCAGCCGGCCGTTCGGGTTCCAGGACGTTCCGTCTGCGGACAGGGTGCCCGGGATCTCGGTGCCGGTCGCGACGGCGGTCATGGTCACCTTGGTGAGCTTGCCGTTGCTCACCGTGACCTTGACGGGGCCGGTGATCCCGACGTTGTGGGCACCTTCACCCGGCGTGATCCCTATTCGGGCGTCGGAGGCGTCCTGGGCGCCCGCCCGACTTGCCTGCGCCTGCGGCTTCGGACTGTTCCCGGCGTTGTTTCCGCTGGTGGCAGCATTGCCGGTACCGGCGAGGGCCGTGAGTGCGAGGACGCCGCCGAGTGTGCCGGCCGTAGCCATCAGCCTGGTATGTCGCTTACTTGGCGTGATCAAACACTTCTCCTATGCCGCTGATCGTTGAATCCCGGAAACCGGCCACCGGAGGAGCGGCAACCGGCATCAAATTCCACTTTTACCCATTGATCCGCCCTGAAGGGAATGAATTGTGGCGTATTCCACGCGCCGTGAGAGCGTCGCCGAGGCTCTGCTCGACGGCCGGACGGCGCGTGTTCGTCTGCTCTCTCGAAGCCCGCGGGGAGGGCGGGCTCAGTCGACTGCGGACTGCTGGATGGCGGTTGCCACGGCGCCGAGGAGTTCGGAGCGCTGCCTGAGCGTGCTGACGCTGATGGTGACGGCGTTGGCACTGGCAGGCTGGGCGTAGCGGTTGACGGACTCGCGCACGCCCTGTGCCAGGGGCTCCCCGGCGGCGCTGAGGTCGCCGCCGAGGATGATCGCTGCTGGGTTC
This region includes:
- a CDS encoding Re/Si-specific NAD(P)(+) transhydrogenase subunit alpha; this encodes MSAQESAQHPPQRIGVVVESVSGETRVAATPATARQLLALGYEVVVESGAGAASGFGDQAYLDAGASIGQAWNADVVLKVNSPSDTEVTRLREGATVVALLAPAQRPELLRTLAAAGVTALALDAVPRISRAQSMDVLSSMANIAGYRAVIEAAHVFGRFFTGQVTAAGKVPPAKVLVAGVGVAGLAAIGAASSLGAVVRATDPRPEVADQVKSLGGEYLPVDVAQETSTDGYARATSADYDRAAAELYHRQAEDVDIVITTALIPGRPAPRLLSAEDVAVMKPGSVIVDMAAAQGGNVAGTVPGRAVVTDNGVTIIGYTDLASRLPAQASQLFGTNLANLLKLLTPGRDGQLAIDFDDAVQRAVTVVREGDITWPPPPVAVSAAPAAPPQTEPAEPAPKQLWLTPARRFGLIGLGMLVMFLMVAFAPAQLAGNFTVFALAVVIGYYVIGKVHHALHTPLMSVTNAISGIVVIGALLQIGHENRFVTTLAFLAILLTSVNVFGGFAVTRRMLSMFSKG
- the pntB gene encoding Re/Si-specific NAD(P)(+) transhydrogenase subunit beta, with the protein product MTSLTASHAADLVAALLFILSLAGLSQHRTSRAGVVYGIAGMALALVATVVVAARSITAGAVALIVLAMALGAVIGLWRARRVEMTQMPELIAVLHSFVGLAAVLVGWNSYLEVEAHGRAQTRIDADLLGIHHAEVFIGIFIGAVTFTGSIVAFLKLSARIKSRPLMLPGKNALNLGALGAFVVLTVWFTMSPNLALMIAVTVLALALGWHLVAAIGGGDMPVVVSMLNSYSGWAAAAAGFLLDNNLLIVTGALVGSSGAYLSYIMCRAMNRSFLSVIAGGFGIEAPAGREEEQGEHRGVQAAEAAEMLAQAHSVIITPGYGMAVAQAQHPVAELTRRLRERGVEVRFGVHPVAGRLPGHMNVLLAEAKVPYDIVLEMDEINDDFAGTSVVLVIGANDTVNPAAIDDPASPIAGMPVLRVWEADRVVVFKRSMASGYAGVQNPLFFLDNSSMLFGDARQSVEGILAALGTDGSHGTASAARQTTAAGR
- a CDS encoding L,D-transpeptidase gives rise to the protein MATAGTLGGVLALTALAGTGNAATSGNNAGNSPKPQAQASRAGAQDASDARIGITPGEGAHNVGITGPVKVTVSNGKLTKVTMTAVATGTEIPGTLSADGTSWNPNGRLAKATQYQVAAEAQDAQGRPATGNATITTVSPANDFIGHLSPMDGSTVGVGMPVTVTFDKAISDKAAVESKIRVSSSSGQQVVGHWLNGNRLDFRPETYWKPGSTVTVQLTSHGVRKTVTFKIGRSQISTVDARTKQMTVVRDGKTIKTIPISSGSPEHPTYNGRMVISQKFGQIHMNGASVGLTKKDGKPAYDISDVPHAMRLTDSGTFIHGNYWGADSVFGKANTSHGCVGLKDAKGGGDGGQPAAWFFDNSMTGDVVIVKNSDDKTRLAPDNGLSDWNVPWTQWVSGNATG